TTTCATACATGAGCTAAGCATAATTTGGACTGGGGTGGTTTTATCTCATATGTAACTTTCTGTTTCTTATCCTTTATTTTTAGCCAGGTACCTTTTTATTTAAGAATTAAGGCATGAGGGGGTGtggcatatggccaatatactacagctgagggctgttcttaggcactaCGCATCGCCGTGgtacattggccatataccacaaaccccagaaatgccttattgctattataaactggttaccagcctaattagagcagtaaaaataaatgttttggcatacccgtggtatacggtctgatataccatggctgtcatccaatcagcattcagggctggaaccagTTTTTAATTTaaattatacaacgggtgggtctaatcctgaaagCTGATCGGTTAAAAGCGCATTCCAGCccgtgtctattccacaagttaccactggctaaatctatgatgttaaaattcccatttactctgttccatctgaatgtgcaatccactgtctcatcagcccaggcagggaagttctAAACtttaaaaagcatctagacattctcACATTTCTTTTCGACTAACATTTAATTTTCAACAATGGAGATTTGTAtgaaccttgctgtctgtctctctgacatttgcttcaatattcaaattcaacctccagctgtcccatagtaatgaacttTTGGGGATCGGGACGAGAAAGACAGGcaagcgtttctcagccagtcgaaatcatgaatcaactGGCATAATTTTTATGAATAcaaacaaagaaatgtcaattgaaaaaaggtcaaatgaaacaaaagctagtttgcagtctttccagcttcctTTTGAAGTTATTGTAGCTGTGTTTttagctagctcctctgaacaacagtgacCTGATGAGAGCACATTGTCTCAtaagctcattgttatggatgtttccaaataaatgtcactagaaagcagcttaaacaaatgcagctactgttgttattctgtctgcacTGTGTGACGTGACTGTAAGGTAGCCGTAGTTGGTagttagcaagcaagggataaggacgttgccagccagtatggcatagatacagaacaaaaagactgaacgaacgaccagccggcttgggtagcaaccctagatttgtgtcgggactatatcttgagGAAGGATGACATAGCATGAATAAATTCATGAAAATAACCTTATTTGAATATGTCAGTAACCTGCTGTAAAAAattgataatgccctcgaagacTGTGTttagaggatatattggcacggctAACTctgcttctcgggcattatcacttaaataactACCTGGTTATCCAATAAAATGAGCTACAGAACAATTCAGGATGTGAAATTACAAAAATATACAGAAAATTGCATTAGGAGGAAACTCCAGtctttgctctgtgtgtgtgtaaattaggTCACAACACCAGTCTCTAAGGAGTTCTATCGGCTAGACacttgtgagagtgtgtgtgtgtgtgtaggatgatAAATATGCGAGTTGCATGTTGACACCACTCTGTCCTGCAGAGGGTTCTTAGCAATGAGGGGTCCTTAGGGGTTGGGTGTGGCCCTTGAGGCTGGAGCCACCCCTGTCTTGCCTGCCAGGATGCTGGTCTTGGTCCGCTTGGATTCTGGGGGCTGGCACACAGGTTCGGTGGGGGGAGAGGGTTGTTCTGGGGGGGCAAAGATGAACCAAAATACATGCATCAATCATAGGCAGAACACTGGACTGAATAAAACTTTCTTAGGAATAGGATTTTACATAATTTAGTATACTCAGATGTTAATTTTGTTTCATTGGTTGGGCGCTCAGAGGCAGACCCCATTACAGAGACAGGTAACTATAACACTGTCCATAGCCAATCCCTGGCCTTGTTGTAAAGTGCTTGGCAAATCCTTGTGTTGGTTGTTGCATGATATGCTGACCACGTTTGGCTTTCTCCGTGGAGGAGGCAGCTGGAGATCTAGAGACGACGGGAGTCAGAGATATCCGTCTAAAAACAGAAGGTAGCGAGAGAACAGTGACTTAGAGAGGGAATCTACCCAGCTCTTGGTGGCTTAGGAATAAGTTCCAAAATATGGCTTTTATGTAGGCCTACATAAGAAAAACTTGCACCTAATTTAGGATTCATAGAGAAAAACTAAACCTGCAAATAATAACAATCTAACTGCACTTCTTCCCACCTatgctctttctctcctcattCAATCTCCTCACAGACTGATAatgaccgcacacacacacacacacacacacacacacacacacacacacacacacacacacacacacacacacacacacacacacacacacacacacacacacacacacacacacacacacacacacacacacacacacacacaccccatcttgTCTGCTGGCAGCTTCTCAGGATAATCTGTACTTAATTAACAGTGGGTGGGGTCCAAAGAACCCTGAACACCAGACAGGGTTTTGTTCTGACAGACAGTAGCTAACGACCAATACACGCCGCAAGCACTGTCATTATTTTgtctcacactcaatgtcaacaaattACTTATCATCCACAATGTTGATTGAGAACCTGCATAGATATTCTTACATACTGCACATTTCCAATAAATGGAAACAGTAGGGGGGGAAATGGTTCAATGTCCTTCCCTAGACAAGGCATGCTGCCATCAGCCTATCCCTGTCTAACTGTTCCCTTCCATCCAGTGACCATGTGGCAGTGAcatagtgtctcctgacccctcctgtctcagcctccagtatgtatgctgcagtagtttatgtgtcaggggggctagggtcagtttgttatatctggagtacttctcctgtcctattcggtgtcctgtgtgaatctaagtgtgcgttctctaattctctccttctctctttctttctctctctcggaggacctgagccctaggaccatgccccaggactacctgacatgatgactccttgctgtccccagtccacctggccatgctgctgctccagtttcaactggcctgggccctaggaccatgtcccaggactacctgacatgatgactccttgctgtccccagtccacctggccatgctgatgctccagtttcaactgttctgccttattattattcgaccatgctggtcatttatgaacatttgaacatcttggtcatgttctgttataatctctacccagcacagccagaagaggactggccaccccacatagcccagttcctctctaggtttcttcctaggttttggcctttctagggagtttttcctagccaccgtgtttttacacctgcattgtttgctgtttggggttttaggctgggtttctgtacagcactttgagatatcagctgatgtacgaagggctatataaatacatttgatttgatttgattagtagcTGTGTGTAGGTACCAGGCAGTCAGTCTGGCTCCACTCACCATCAGCCATTTGAATGGGAGTTCAGGGATTTTAACTACATTTACATACTATAGTTTTGTATTGGAGAGTGTAGCCTCAATGCCCAGGTGCTGCCTTTACATTCAGGCTAACTTGTTGTAGCATCTAGGCAATAGCATCATGGTTGAGAACAGGATAGTAATGAGCTTATGGACCAGGGGTAGCCATTACAGGGAGAATGGTTTCATCTAACCTTTGATTGTAGTGGTGACCAACATGATGAGTGATTCGACGGGATCAAGGTGCATTAGCATGCAAACGCTACTCACACATGCAGAAACACATTCTCACTAATATACGCACCCATGCACAAACTCTGACTCACAGGCAAGCATTAAATTGATTAGACAAGCACAGGCATACAAAAATCCAGACACAATGGTCTGTAGATAAAAAATTCATGACatcttgtgtctgtgctcttacCTGGGGACAGGTTCTTTAGGGGTGGTGCTAGCTTTAGGGGTGCTTTGGCCAAGAGTGTTTCTTTGGGCCTTTGGGGTGAGGCAGGGCTGGGCTGTAGAGGGGGTGAGGCGGGTGTTGGGGGTAGAGGCGATGAGGTGAGGCTgctggggggtggagggggcgcTGATGCTGGCTGTGGTAGGGATCTTGGGGGAATTAGCTCTGGGGGTGCTGGGCTTGCCCCATCCCTCCAGGGTGTTGAGGGTGATCCTACGGGGCTGTGGCTTGGCCTTGCCAGGGTTGTTATTCTCCTCACCCCCAGGGACCAGGGGGGTGGCATGGGAGGTGCTGGGGGTCTCTTTAGGAATGGCGTGGACAGTGGCGGTGCGCTCTGTGGTTTTAGGGACGGGGGACACCGTGCGAGCCATGGCAGCTTTCTTGCCCTTCTTTTCTGGGCCATTGCCAGGGGTGACGACCTCCAGGACTGGGGGCTCCTTCAGGGGGGTGCCCAGCTCAccaggagagaaggaaaggaaggagcAGTAGCCGTCTGTAGAAGACACCGCCAGGAAAGAACCGTCCCGAGACCTACAACAGTACACCATCACTAAATAGACTGGATGGAACAGACTGAAATAATACTACAACAACTTATTATCACAAGGAGTAGTTAGAAGTTACCCCCAAAcactgatacagggtcagataTTTTCAGTGCAGTTTGGGATTGGGGGATAGGGTCATCAGATCGTAGATCAAGGGCATCTTCTACCTCAAGCTAATCAAAAACAGAGCAATACAAGACATCTGAAGAGCGTGTGTGTACCAGGTGAGGTCGCTGAGTGTGTGGTAGTGGATGTTGGACACGTAGCCGAAGGGTAGGGTTTGCTGAGTGTCATAGATGAAGATGGAGTCCTCTGATGCCACGGCAAACACCAGTCTGTATGGCAAGCCAAACATGTTGGTCAGGGGCTGGGCACTGCCATCTgtagggaaggaagggagagtgGAGTGGTGAGGAGAGTGGAAggcatagagaggagagggagttagTTATAATTTTTTGCTATTGTGTGTGTCCTTACCATCTCCCTTCTTGGTCCTCAGCTCGAAGTAGACAGGGCAACAGCGTACAGCCAGGGTGGCTTTAGCAGGACAGGGCAGGTGAGCAATGGGCCTAAGATACAGAAAGGCAGATACAGGTTATACCCATACTCTGATACAGAACAAACTGCAGGCTGTGACAGTCTCAGTTCATTTCACTAAATCTTCATTGTCACCAAAGGGTTATTGGTTGGCAGCAATGACCTCTTGAGGCTCTTCCTGGAGAAGACGTATGTAGTGTTGGTGACGTTCTCCCCTGCCTCCACACACCCCGctacatatagagagagaacgcagaggaaggacagagagagaggaaggacagagagagagggagacggagagaaaaGAGATGGGCTAAACAGGATGTCACCTATGACCTCCACATCATAGGATATGACAGCAGCACAGGACACAATTTCTTCCTGTTTCAAGTCACCAGACGAATGCAGAGTAATTGTTTTCGTGTGTGTACCTGGGGCAAGCAGAAAGGATCCGTCCGGTGTGAAAGTGAGTCGCCTGAAGAAAGACTTCATGCTGTCGTCATGGAACATTCGGTACGGTTTCACCTGTACAGAAACAAATAAACACCATTACATCATTGAGTGTTCAGTGTGTGTATGATTGTTTCGTGtgagtgtaaatgtgtgtgtatgattgcaaatgtgtgtgtatgggagaTTGTCCACTCAGCTCATACTGACCTCTCCCTCAACAGCTGATCCAGAGCTCATCTTACTGACACTGTAAGCCTTCCTCCTGCTCTGAGTACTGTACACACGCatcaccctgagagagagagagagagagagagagagagagagagagggagatgctggTTCATTGTTTATATGTTAGTTCCACTAATCACTGATTAAGGGAGAGACAAAATGGCTTCTCACGCAGAACCagtggctgtgtgtgttgtgttcttacCGGTCACAGCTGAGTGTGGCCACATACTGGCCCAGCGGGTCCCAGGTCACTCCCTGCACATAGCTCTTATGGTCGTTAAAGATGCACAGCTTCTGACCTGAGAAATACAACACAGTTACTCCCTGTGTTATAACTAATTAACAGCATGCATTCACAGAGAGTAAACTTAATAGACAACACAGAGGTACAACTCAACAGACACATGTAGACACACTTTGTGTACACACATCTTACCCTTTGTGACATCCCACATAATGGCAGTGTTGTCCACAGAACCAGAGACCATGAAGTTCCCATCCCGGGTCCAGCTGATATCATACACATCCTCTATGTGTCCCctaccaattttttttttttaaacaatcacAGATGTGGATATGAAGTAAGATATATCAAAATATTACAGGGAGGGGACCATGCATTGTAGATAAGGGCATCTATTATTAGAGGGTCTCACCTCAGGGTCTTGACCACGCTCCAGCTCTCCTTGTTGAGCtgactgtcctcctcctcctggaacGATTGGGCCTGTTCCGGCTCCTTACTGTCGTTTAGCTTCCACAGCAGGATGGCTGCATCTGTTACACAGTCATTACACTCACATGTAATGTGAGTATCTCTTATCATAGCAATTTACAAGTACTTGGGTTTTTTGAAAGATTCCACATCGAAGGTCTTGTGAAAAAGCTCAGGCACAAGTTGGATTCTTTTGTCTGTAATAAGTCATGTTTTTATTTGAAGCGATAAGAGGCTTGTTTGCACTACTTTTATACTTATACTTGTTATGGTGATATCTTGTACATGTACACCCCTGTGAGGTCATTATGTATGATGAACACTGTACAATGGGGTGCTGAAGTTTGTTGCCAACTCCAAACCTGTCACATCACTGTGCCCTCTATGTGCGAGTGGGCTGGCCTTAACTCTTCAGGGGATTACATCCtttgtacatttttatttataaaGCCATACTGAGACAGTTCCCATTTTTACTAGT
This sequence is a window from Oncorhynchus gorbuscha isolate QuinsamMale2020 ecotype Even-year linkage group LG01, OgorEven_v1.0, whole genome shotgun sequence. Protein-coding genes within it:
- the LOC124045810 gene encoding chromatin assembly factor 1 subunit B-like — its product is MKVITCEIAWHNKEPVYSLDFQHNSEGRIHRLATAGVDTTVRLWRVEMGPDGKAVVDFLSNLARHTKAVNVVRFCPNSELLASGGDDAAILLWKLNDSKEPEQAQSFQEEEDSQLNKESWSVVKTLRGHIEDVYDISWTRDGNFMVSGSVDNTAIMWDVTKGQKLCIFNDHKSYVQGVTWDPLGQYVATLSCDRVMRVYSTQSRRKAYSVSKMSSGSAVEGEVKPYRMFHDDSMKSFFRRLTFTPDGSFLLAPAGCVEAGENVTNTTYVFSRKSLKRPIAHLPCPAKATLAVRCCPVYFELRTKKGDDGSAQPLTNMFGLPYRLVFAVASEDSIFIYDTQQTLPFGYVSNIHYHTLSDLTWSRDGSFLAVSSTDGYCSFLSFSPGELGTPLKEPPVLEVVTPGNGPEKKGKKAAMARTVSPVPKTTERTATVHAIPKETPSTSHATPLVPGGEENNNPGKAKPQPRRITLNTLEGWGKPSTPRANSPKIPTTASISAPSTPQQPHLIASTPNTRLTPSTAQPCLTPKAQRNTLGQSTPKASTTPKEPVPRRISLTPVVSRSPAASSTEKAKREQPSPPTEPVCQPPESKRTKTSILAGKTGVAPASRATPNP